One Candidatus Tiamatella incendiivivens DNA segment encodes these proteins:
- a CDS encoding ARMT1-like domain-containing protein, which produces MPSSFKGFIHFEHCRKCLIESRSKYNVLSIEQLENMASRVDELGRTRVFVETYNMLMKKLGEDPLRDEKKKLNQEVSNIVPRDIFKNMQFRDLLPLLAIANAVDWGMVGYEYDVNDVLSGWEDTVILDMPEIDLGRIIIALDNAGEAVLDLLAGERLHELGYEVVFIARSLPYETDITLSEAEWLAGHLGIDLPIIGTGSRYPATFIEEMPDSIKGLIETADLVLAKGIANLEAAAESVPEEMQGKFYHLLRAKCIPIMELFGVPQATPLITSLRRALLYLEDYRSQGEE; this is translated from the coding sequence ATGCCTTCAAGTTTCAAAGGTTTCATTCACTTCGAACATTGTAGAAAATGCCTCATAGAATCGAGAAGTAAGTATAATGTTCTCTCCATTGAGCAACTGGAGAATATGGCTTCTCGCGTAGATGAGCTCGGGAGGACCAGGGTTTTCGTTGAAACATACAATATGTTAATGAAGAAGCTTGGCGAGGATCCTCTTAGAGATGAGAAAAAGAAGCTCAACCAAGAAGTCTCCAATATTGTTCCGAGGGATATATTCAAGAATATGCAGTTCAGAGACCTCTTACCATTGCTTGCAATTGCAAATGCAGTTGACTGGGGAATGGTGGGTTACGAGTATGATGTGAACGATGTTCTCTCCGGCTGGGAGGATACTGTTATACTAGACATGCCGGAGATAGATCTAGGTAGGATTATAATTGCCCTAGACAATGCAGGTGAAGCTGTCCTCGACCTTCTAGCAGGAGAAAGACTGCATGAACTCGGCTATGAAGTAGTATTCATAGCAAGAAGCCTCCCCTATGAGACTGATATTACACTTAGTGAGGCAGAATGGCTCGCCGGGCACCTGGGTATCGATCTACCTATAATAGGAACAGGGTCAAGATATCCTGCTACATTTATAGAAGAGATGCCCGATAGTATCAAAGGACTCATAGAAACAGCGGACCTTGTATTAGCTAAGGGAATAGCGAATCTCGAGGCTGCTGCAGAGAGTGTTCCAGAGGAGATGCAGGGTAAATTCTACCACCTACTCCGCGCTAAATGCATTCCAATAATGGAATTATTCGGTGTCCCGCAAGCTACACCGTTAATAACAAGCCTGAGAAGAGCATTATTATACTTAGAAGACTACCGCTCACAAGGGGAGGAATAA
- a CDS encoding protein-L-isoaspartate O-methyltransferase, with protein MEDFEKQRKILVETLVAEGALFDEYARKAMLKVPRELFIPEHQKHLAYIDEPSPIGYGQTISAPSMVAIMTSHLKARPGHKVLEIGTGSGYQAALLAEIVGDEGYVYTVERIPELAEMAKRNLERTGYSNRITVIIGDGTLGYKEKAPYDRIVVTAASPGIPKPLVEQLKPGGILVIPVGDRYLQRLLIVKKDEEGRTRILKDTWCAFVPLIGKYGWTL; from the coding sequence ATGGAAGACTTCGAGAAGCAGAGGAAGATACTGGTAGAGACACTCGTAGCAGAGGGCGCACTATTCGACGAGTACGCACGTAAAGCCATGCTAAAAGTACCCAGAGAACTATTTATCCCCGAACACCAGAAGCATCTAGCCTACATTGACGAGCCGTCACCAATAGGCTACGGCCAAACAATAAGTGCCCCAAGCATGGTGGCAATAATGACCAGCCACCTCAAAGCAAGGCCAGGGCACAAAGTCCTCGAGATTGGAACCGGAAGTGGGTATCAAGCAGCTCTACTCGCCGAAATCGTAGGAGACGAAGGATACGTATACACAGTTGAGCGAATACCTGAGTTAGCAGAGATGGCTAAGAGGAACCTAGAGAGAACTGGGTACAGCAATAGAATAACGGTTATCATAGGCGACGGAACCCTAGGCTACAAGGAAAAAGCCCCGTACGATAGAATAGTAGTAACAGCAGCATCACCCGGCATACCTAAGCCACTAGTAGAACAGTTAAAACCAGGTGGAATACTCGTCATACCGGTTGGCGACAGATACCTCCAAAGGCTCTTAATAGTGAAGAAGGACGAGGAAGGCAGAACAAGAATACTTAAAGACACATGGTGTGCTTTCGTACCACTCATCGGAAAATACGGATGGACACTATGA
- a CDS encoding DUF371 domain-containing protein yields MDGCRCYGFKAFGHRNVKATHRSTLEVTMEDSVTRRGDCIVGVKAPHGASGLPGEIKDALRRGWRACLVIMARGVSDVVCGWGDAMLMLSDDRRMIFRKSSYVEPATVFIGADKSARDLDRRLIGELSMAGEVEFILIVYPPGE; encoded by the coding sequence GTGGATGGCTGTAGGTGTTACGGGTTCAAAGCATTTGGCCACAGGAATGTTAAGGCGACTCACAGGTCTACTCTGGAGGTTACAATGGAGGATTCCGTTACCCGGAGGGGGGACTGTATTGTTGGTGTGAAAGCTCCCCACGGTGCATCTGGGCTTCCTGGCGAGATCAAGGATGCTCTTCGGAGAGGTTGGCGTGCTTGCTTGGTTATTATGGCTAGAGGAGTCAGCGATGTTGTTTGCGGTTGGGGGGATGCGATGTTAATGCTGTCCGATGATAGGAGGATGATATTCCGTAAGAGCAGTTATGTCGAGCCTGCAACGGTGTTTATTGGTGCTGATAAGTCTGCAAGGGATCTTGATAGGAGGCTTATTGGAGAGCTTTCTATGGCTGGTGAGGTGGAGTTTATTCTGATCGTTTATCCACCCGGAGAGTAA